Proteins encoded in a region of the Rothia mucilaginosa genome:
- a CDS encoding Fur family transcriptional regulator gives MDTHIPVRRITKPAEARNTRQRRIIKATMEELGDFISAQDLHLILANRKEQVSLATTYRVLQSLANAGELDSVKGIEGETLYRHCRVKDHHHHLLCRRCGTAIELEAPALEDWALAMGKQHGFSELEHVVEVTGYCPDCTLARREEESQGGTAR, from the coding sequence ATGGACACTCATATTCCCGTACGGAGAATTACGAAGCCCGCCGAAGCCCGAAATACCCGCCAGCGTCGCATCATCAAGGCGACCATGGAAGAGCTCGGCGATTTCATCTCAGCACAGGATCTGCACCTGATCCTCGCGAACCGCAAGGAACAGGTCTCTCTCGCAACCACCTACCGCGTGCTGCAGTCGCTGGCTAACGCCGGTGAGCTGGACTCGGTCAAGGGTATTGAGGGTGAGACTCTGTACCGCCACTGCCGGGTGAAAGATCACCACCACCACCTGCTCTGCCGCCGATGCGGCACCGCCATTGAGCTGGAAGCACCCGCCCTTGAGGATTGGGCACTGGCGATGGGCAAGCAGCACGGCTTCTCGGAGCTGGAGCACGTGGTTGAAGTGACCGGTTACTGCCCGGACTGCACTTTGGCACGTCGCGAGGAAGAATCGCAGGGCGGCACTGCACGCTAA
- a CDS encoding MBL fold metallo-hydrolase codes for MKMTKYTHSCIRLENEGRTLVLDPGNFAAEGEHATALEGADYLFVTHAHPDHFDGPSVLPLIAQRAESQTPLKIWAPEAVAQVIKEAVPAAEVTVVSSDSEFSIPGFEVKTYGGQHALIHPLIQTIANVGYLINGVVYHPGDSLVVPHRVRANTVLVPIHAPWSKVQEVIDFVIATGAQRVIPIHNGMINQNGTGIIEGLVTNFGAKYGTELKHLNPGESIEVEA; via the coding sequence ATGAAAATGACGAAGTACACCCACTCATGTATCCGCCTTGAGAATGAGGGGCGCACCCTCGTTCTTGACCCCGGCAACTTTGCCGCTGAAGGTGAGCATGCCACCGCGCTGGAAGGCGCCGATTACCTGTTCGTGACCCACGCGCATCCGGATCATTTTGATGGCCCGTCGGTGCTGCCGCTGATTGCTCAGCGCGCCGAGTCGCAGACCCCGTTGAAGATTTGGGCTCCCGAGGCTGTTGCCCAGGTCATTAAGGAGGCTGTGCCCGCTGCCGAGGTCACCGTTGTTTCCTCTGATTCTGAGTTCAGCATCCCCGGTTTTGAGGTGAAGACCTACGGTGGTCAGCACGCTCTGATTCACCCGCTGATCCAGACCATCGCCAATGTTGGTTACCTGATTAACGGTGTAGTGTACCATCCGGGCGATTCGCTGGTGGTTCCTCACCGCGTGCGTGCGAATACCGTTCTGGTGCCGATTCACGCCCCCTGGTCGAAGGTTCAGGAAGTCATCGATTTTGTGATTGCGACCGGCGCTCAGCGTGTGATTCCGATTCACAACGGCATGATTAACCAGAACGGCACCGGCATTATTGAGGGCCTGGTGACGAACTTCGGCGCGAAGTACGGCACGGAGCTGAAGCACTTGAACCCCGGTGAGAGCATTGAGGTTGAGGCGTAA
- a CDS encoding HIT family protein, translating to MSTIFNKIIEGEIPGRFVWKDEHCVAFLDIMPLSEGHLLLVPRAEVDRWPDLPEELAAHLFAVAHKISGALDQAFDKDRVALMIAGFDVPHTHIHLFPADGMADYDPANAKKDATAEELDAAAEKVRAALRERGHGEFVPEA from the coding sequence GTGAGCACGATTTTTAACAAGATTATTGAGGGTGAGATTCCCGGCCGCTTCGTCTGGAAGGACGAGCACTGCGTCGCCTTCCTGGACATCATGCCCCTGTCGGAAGGTCACCTGCTGCTCGTTCCCCGCGCTGAGGTCGACCGTTGGCCCGACCTTCCCGAGGAGCTGGCAGCGCACCTGTTCGCTGTGGCGCATAAGATTTCTGGTGCCCTGGACCAGGCCTTTGATAAGGACCGTGTGGCTCTGATGATTGCGGGCTTCGACGTTCCGCACACCCACATCCACCTGTTCCCGGCTGACGGCATGGCTGATTACGATCCCGCTAACGCGAAGAAGGACGCAACCGCCGAAGAGCTGGATGCGGCCGCTGAGAAGGTGCGTGCCGCCCTGCGCGAGCGCGGCCACGGTGAGTTCGTGCCCGAGGCATAA
- the budA gene encoding acetolactate decarboxylase — protein sequence MAYQPTILNGETVFRNEVFQTGLMSQLLDGIYDGEMTIGELLSHGNFGVGTFNGLDGEMVVLDGVCYQVRHDGSVSLPDLRQQTPYAVVTNFVPMIKRELPLNLLRKSASHILDDFTVSKNYMYAIKIYGEFEWVRTRTVKKQEKPYPKMVAATENEDIVQFDNVTGTIVGFRTPIYEQGISVPGCHAHFIDDERTRGGHVVDFKLRSAKVEICPGTGLQLHLPLTPEFSSANLSPEDLAEQISKAEKH from the coding sequence ATGGCATATCAGCCGACCATCCTAAACGGTGAAACTGTTTTCCGTAACGAAGTTTTTCAGACCGGCCTCATGTCCCAGCTGCTGGACGGCATCTACGATGGCGAGATGACCATCGGTGAGCTCCTGAGCCACGGCAACTTCGGTGTGGGTACCTTCAACGGCCTCGACGGCGAAATGGTCGTCCTCGACGGCGTCTGCTACCAGGTGCGTCACGACGGTTCCGTGTCTCTGCCCGACCTGCGCCAGCAGACCCCCTACGCCGTGGTCACCAACTTCGTGCCCATGATTAAGCGCGAACTGCCGCTGAACCTGCTGCGTAAGTCTGCCTCGCACATTCTGGATGACTTCACCGTCTCCAAAAACTACATGTACGCCATCAAAATTTACGGCGAGTTCGAGTGGGTCCGCACCCGCACCGTGAAGAAGCAGGAAAAGCCCTACCCGAAGATGGTTGCCGCCACCGAGAACGAAGACATCGTCCAGTTCGATAACGTGACCGGCACGATCGTTGGCTTCCGCACCCCCATCTATGAGCAGGGCATTTCGGTGCCCGGCTGCCACGCCCACTTCATCGATGACGAGCGCACCCGCGGCGGCCACGTGGTCGACTTCAAGTTGCGCTCCGCAAAGGTCGAGATTTGCCCCGGTACCGGTCTGCAGCTGCACCTGCCGCTGACCCCCGAGTTCTCCTCCGCTAACCTCTCCCCCGAGGACCTGGCTGAGCAAATCTCCAAGGCTGAAAAGCACTAA